The sequence CAATACGGCGtaattaattgattgattaaTTAAAGCAATTCTATTGCAATGGTTCATAACTAGCTTTGACTGATAAATTAAAGTTTGTTTATCGCGTAAGACATAATTAATTGATCGGTTGATTAAAGTAATTCTATGTCATTGGGAGTAATTAACTTTGACTGGTTAATTATAATGATTCTATTGTGTCGGGTTAatttatatcacataaattggatAGAGGGTATATGTGTGAGATATTACATAtccaatttatgtgataaaaaTTGACTGGACACAATAGAATCACTGTAATTAATCAGTGGAAGTTAGTTACTCCCAATCACATAAAACTACTTTAATCAATCGATCAATTAATTACGTCTTATcgcaataaaaaaaaaattatcaataaaactACTTTAATCAATCTATCAATCAAAGCTAGTTATAATCTATTGCAATAGAATTGCTTTAATTAATCGATCAATTAATTACGCCTTATTGCAATAGAAATACTTCAATAATCAGTCAAAGTTGGTGTGTGCCGTTAATTGCTTTAATTAATCGAACAATTAATTACGTCTTATCGTAATAGTGATGCTTTAATTAATcagtcaagtttcaattttaattaatggATCAATTATTTACGTATTTTCTCTATTGAAATACTTTAACTAATCAGTCAAAATTAGTTACATCCCATAAATTGTTGTAATTAATCGATCAAACAAATCTTCACAATTGTTACAAATATCTTTATGTTACGTTGAACCtccaacttttattttataatgaaagtcctaattatctttttttattataattttgtaaaagaaaaaaatggataaatttattaatttttaaaaagatcctcatttacataattaataaaagagaaggaaaaattacgcggctaagcaaacttatactatttaattactactcatagttataatttgatataattgcCTCTCCCGACTAACATTAACCATTACTTACATGATTTGATTTCGTTTGTATAATTTGTcaagtttgtataattcgcaactAACAATTATTCGtatgatttgtatttgtatatggcaatgatttcctttgattttttagttttatccTAATACTTATTCAATCTTTTTGTGTATATAAACAtgcaatttttgaattttgtatggtataattcatataatgttgtttgtataattatttaaagttcaatagttcatatatttatgtttgtatcaattcgttatttcaaattttatcatatttttataattcagACTTTATATTCCTTGATTAACAAAAACACGTTGATTATACAATCATACCTgcaatatacaaattattgtcTAGTCTAGCTTGCCTCTGCCCTCCCTTTCCCATTCTCATctgcctctctcccaaaaaagTCACAAAATCATTATAATCCGATAAAATGGGCCGAACAAAATACAAAACATATCATAACTGTTAAATTCTAAGAAAAAAGGGggtcactcgcctctctcctccctctcccaatctcgctcgcccaAGAATATACATatgtacaaatacatatatatgattattactTTTTTAGTAAATAAAGTTGAATAGTGTCTTAGACTAGGCACTTTTAGGGTCTTTACCATATTCTTCAAAGCAAATTATGCTAGTTTTTGTTTAACcatttctttttagaaaaaaaaaaaccactTCTATTTGGAGTGTGCGAGTCCAGATTTAATTGAACTCCAATGCAGGTCCTAGACGCCAGGTAGAAAACCGTGAGGAAAATCCATTAATTGGAACAATCCAAATACAGAATTGTCAACACTGACAGGAACCAAACTACCAGAGGAATTTCTTAGTCTCACATCCTGTCATGTTTAAGTGCTTAAAAGAAACCATAATTTTACAGACCTTCAAACAATCTTAAATGGTCTTCGAATGTCTCCCCATgacggattttggacagtgatCCATCTTCTTCCACCTACAAACAATTGCACAATCCTTCTCAAAATTTTGTATCAACATTACAATAGTGAAGATGATCAAATGCATGTCTTGGATGTGACGTTACATGTCATACGAGAAGAGACGTTCATATGACTATCAGATTCATAGATCACTTTGATAACGTTAAGCAGCAACTAAGAAAATCATGGATAGTGCTTCAATTTTCAGAATGATACAAGCAACAAGTGGCATTCAACTCTCTTATCTTGTAAGTAGCAGTAGTATCATTAACAAAATCCAGCCACGCACCAAGTTAGCATTTAAAAGGACATTCTTTTGCAGTCTTTAGAAAAGCAAAAGGGCATGTGAGTTATAGATCTTGTAAATAGATACTAGTCATATGGAAGCTTGACACTCAATTCTTCACAACAAAATACCAGCTTAAGATTTAGGATCAAGTTAATTGTTAATGTAACCATGTACACTTCGGGTACAAGATGTTGACTAGAACACCAAGTCTTTTTCCACCATGACAAGGTTTGAGGGTAGATTAATGGGTAAAAGGAACACCAGAAACAAATACTAGGATCAACACATCAATTTAATAACAGGTTAAGACAATATACCCAGTACTCTGGTGGGCGCATCTTGAGATTGTAAGTTGATGCCATACTCATGCAGTAAGCACCTGCATCGTGAACTACCAAACCAGTGCCCTGAATCGAAATGTCATAATTAGTATCGCTTTAATGTGTATCAGGAAATCCTTAAATGAGAAGCTAAACATTGTCCTGTTCTAGTAGGCAATGAGAGGTCAAAACAAATTACCCTAGACGGGGCGGGAAGTTCACGGTCCTTCCCCAGGAAATCAGCCGACTCACATACaggaccaacaacatcaaacttAAGAATTGCAGCTTCCGGAGGTGGAGGGGAAACAAGCTCTATGTGCTGCAATCAACAAATCATTCACTGAGCAGGAGTGCAGGAGAAGATCATAAAATCCACACAAGCGTAAATCAGATATATGCAGAGTGTGAATAAAGAATGAGGTCCAAATTGTATGCTCATACAAATTGAGTATAATTACCAACAGTAGGCTACTTCAAAAAGTTGAACAATATGACCACCAACAAGAACAAAGCATAAGATTTTTGGGGTACGCATTCACAAAAGTTCTGCAGCACAAGCATTTTAAGTAAACACCTTTGAAAAGTAAATAATTGCTAAATACCCCTAAAGAATAGAGAACTTCAGAAGAGAAAAGGAGCAGGGACACCAGGGATGTTTGGGGATGAGGAGAACTGCATCCAACTGTTACAACATGAACTGAAAGCATATAATTTGACATCCATTAAACGAAATATAGATCCCTTAAACGACATATAACAGTCATGAATACAGATAAAAGGAAATGGAAACTGTTTGAATAAGCTAGACTGGTTATTAGCTTAATATGTgtgagagagaaggaagagtcaATTCTGATAGctgaaagaaaaatagtttgCAGCCTCACCTGATAAGCATCATAAAGACTTGGACGTATAAGCTCAGCCATACTACCATCAATCACAATAAAGTTTTTGGTCCCATTGGTTTTAACTCCAGTAACTCTGTTAACCAAGCAGCATGTGTTTGCAATTAATGATCTTCCAGGTTCAATAATGAGATTGAGGTTTCGAGAAAGGACCAATTCTCGTACCTGCAATACACATGAAAGGAAGTGTCAGCTAAACCCATGTTAGACCCACAGTTAGAGCACTAACTTCAATTTTAgtcaaaacttaaaatttctACCAAGCTGATATACATTGTAGCCTTGCACTGAATCAATCAAAACTTTGAGAAATGGAGCATCAGTACGGGAAAGCAATCTATCTTTCTCACCCATATTGCCCAATATAAATTGTGGCAATCAAGGTGGTTCTGCTGTCAATGCACATATCATCAACCCCCTAAacttcagttgaaagagaatcTTGTGGTAGCCAGCTCAACTGACCATCTCCATGGGAAGATAAAGAGAGAACATATGTTGACATATATTATTCCTTGCTTAGACTCACCAGTACAGTCACATCGTATCAGGTATGTTCTAAAGCTTTTTGACAAGTAAATAAGAATCAAAGTGAAATAAAGTCACTACTAAGAACAAGTATTGGGGTAACTCACTCTACTAAAAACACTCTGCCACATGTCATATTATATGAGGTAGAAATTTTACCGTATTAATAAGATCTCTAGGTGAAGGAAGGATAGCTCCAGCATGATAGTAATCAATCCCTAAACCACCTCCAATATTCAGGTAATCAATTTCAAATCCTTGAGATCGGATTTCGTCAATGTAGTTCACCATCAAGACAGCTGCATCTCGAAAAATGTCTACCTGGAAAAGACAACAAAGTTTTATGTCAACAAAACACTGGGAGTAATGTCATCCACCATGAAGGTATTACATTTTATATAAACAAAGTATTTTCTAAAAGATATATACGCAGGGGTATATTTAAAATGGAGAGGAAGAACAGAATAAAGGATCAGCTAAATATGGTAATAGCTAGATCGGCTAAGATATTACTAGGAGGGAAGTCTGATATACATATGGAATGGCAGCTAAATTCTTGCACTTTCCCCTTCAAATATTTGTCTtaacaaacaaatatatatatatattatactctAACCCTACAAAAAGTGACAGAAAGAACTAGAAGGGGTAATGGGGGCACGGGGTATTAATTTAAGTTATAAATGAactcatattatatttatatcttaTAGTGTTGAGCAGATGGCAACAAGGTAATGCCAGCCACCAAATAACTGAAAACCGATAAAGCATTAGAAGACAGGTCATGATTCATATTTCCCATTGGTAGTACACATAACTAAAGATATTAAACAACCAAGTCAACATACTATCGAAATATAGAAGAGCAGAAAAGACAAAAATCTGAATTCTTTAAAGTAGAGAAACTTatgttataaataattaaatccaGACAATCCTAGTATTACCTTGGTGATAGTTGACCCAAGATGACAATGAGCTCCAACAAGTTTCAATTCCTGAGGATGTGCCTTGACAGCATCTAGAAACCATTGCAGCTTCTCATTTCTGATGCCAAATTTGGAGCTCTTATTCCCGGTGGCAACATAAGGATGAACCTAACCCACTCAAGAAGTCAGAACAAAATGATTACAAGGCACAATGATTCATCAGCCAGTATAAAATATTAGTGAATGCTAGCCTGATCATGTTAGTAATAAAATGTCTGCCAAATAGTTGAGGCACAGACAGTTATTGTAGTGGAATAAGCAGACATCCAAGCATTATACTCATTATGGCACGTGAATACCTGGGGATCCACATCTGGATTAATCCTGAGTAGCACGTTAACTTTCTTCCCAGCCAGTCTTGCAGCTGCTACAATGTTATCCAAGTCAAATTCACTGTCGATGTTTACAAACACACCTGCTTGGGCAGCTAGCACTAGGTCCTCTAACAGCTTTCCATTTCCATTAAAAATACACCTATGTGAGAAAAGTTGATGAATTAAATTAATGCAATATAACGGCAAGTGGAAAAATGAAAAGCAAATACATTAAACTAAAATgtacaaaagagaaaaaaacatgGCTAAAACGAAGAGGATAGATTCAGCTATTGCTCAATGTCCTCTGCAAATCCTTACAATAACAGAAAGTCTtacttaaaaaacaaaaagctGGGAAGTGCTTGAGTCTAAAGTTTGATATAGACCCTAAAGAACCTGAACAAATTTAAGAAGTACATGGTAAAAGGCACTACCTTTGTTCCCGGGCAAGTTACAAATGTTTGTAGGGGTAAGAAGCAGGGTTCTCTCTTTCTTTCGTAACAATTTTCTCTAGGAGCAACACTCACTACTGTAACCACTAGAAATTCTGTTTGATTTCCACTAAGATTTTGGGCACACTAATCCGACACATATGACAGATCTTCCTAAACAAGTACAGGCACAAGATATATACACCTACCTCTAATTCAGCCCCAGACAACTAGAGAATACCCCAGGCTACCTCCAACCAAAAATCTAAGGCAGGCTTTACTACTGGTAAAACCTCTCATTCTCATGTCAAATACCAAGTTTATCTTTCCCCCCTTTTTGTTGGGTGAATCGACCTCACAACTCGAACATATATTACTCCAGAGTATATTCAAGAAAGTAAATTTGAAGGTTTTCCACATGTGTTACAAATTACTGAATACCAGTTTACGGGATTGGGATATAGTACGAAACTAACAAGATAATCAAGAAACAAAGATTCTAAACGATAAACTTTATCAAAAAACAAAGATTCTAAACAATAGAATTATTTCAAGAAACAAgattctaaacaaaagaatcaTTTCAAGAAACAAAGATTCAAAGCAATAGAATTATTACTTCGTAGGATCAAATCCAGCACCAAGTGCCAATTTGAGTTCATTCCCACTAACCAAAACAGCTCCACAACCAAGGCTCCTCAAATGTTCCAAAATCTTTAGATTATTATTGGCCTTAATAGCATAACCAATAATTGAATCCAAACCCTCTAAAGCGGCCTTATAGGCCTCAACGTTCCTAGTAATTTGGGGCttactatataaataaaagGGTCGTCTTTCGACAGTCTCCATAACATCTTCAACCTTAACACCCTCACAATACAAAAACCCATCTTCAGATTTCTTGAAACAATGCTGAAATTTCTGAGTTTGAGGCTCAGAAGTTGATACAGATGCCCTTATGCTAAGGTTTCTTGAGATGGGCTTCAATGGAAAATTGGGTTTGAAAAAAGAAAGTTTTTGTGATGCATTTGATGGGTATTTGAGGGACTTGTGAAGTGATGGAGAGTGTGAGACAAGGTGTGTAGCCGCCATTGTTGGAGTAAAGATACCAAAAGGCTTTTAGACTTAGTGAAATTACAAGGGTTTGCACAGATTAATAGGAATCTGTCCTTAAAAAACTGTTTCTAAATTGAAATATcgttttcttgattatttttttaaaaaagattttgattAGGTTTAGAGGagaaaatatatgattaaactatgtacaaactACAAAGGGTACTTTATATTTTTAAGCAACGTGTTTTTCATggtttagtaaaaaaataatggcTTCAAACaactaaatcaattaaataaatagataataattttttatttgattcattACTAAAAATAAGCTGAAATAATCCAGCCAAATCACTAAATTATATTGCCAATTTTATAATTACATATTTGCAATATGTATtggtttttaaatatttttcatcaaaaaattgggttttaatattaatttagtagTGGTGTTCAGGGGTCGGTTATtgaacaaaatcaaaatcaaatcaacttaGTCGGTTTTATAATTATCAAGATCAAACCAAATCtaatataatatacatttatcgATTTGGTTGTTATCGGTTTCGaattagtttggtttgattaTTTGGTTATTAATCATATACgtaaaactaaaagaaataattcatttaaaatgtaaaaaaagaaagacaataatccattcaaaacaaaaatagttGAATGACCAACATTATGAAACTTTCGATCATTGAATTTACTATAAATAAAGCTTCAAAATTCACACTATATTTTGcctaaaaaaaagatattgacATTTTTAGTCCCACAAAAAATTTGTCATAGACACTCATATACATGAAATTAAGGTAAATGCTCTCACCTTGGACATTTTTACCATcataagtaaattataaataaattttgactaATACACATATAAggtctttaaaattatttataaaaataatatagtatgcatgttaaataataaaatttatgtatcttatttatcggttagatttcattattttaattttttttcgaaCAAAATTATAACCGAACCAAATATTATTAggtttttaaaaatctaaaaccaaaccctaaataaaatcaattcatttaatcggcttgttttagtttttaacAAATACGTATCGATGAATATAGTTTGTATTGATGAATACTATCCGCATGTATGCAAAGatagaaacaacaaaaaataccAGAGACTATATTTTTTCACTCTAATAATTGTACTTGTATTCGTTTATTCTTATATCATTTGTATTCATGTCACTTTTCGATTGTATCACAAATACAATTTGggtatacaaatatataaacaaCAAAACATATTAGGAACTCAGTGCATTCGCTTTAATTTTACTTGTAATCATTAATTGTTGTATCATTTGTTCATGTATCACTTATATTCATACGCATATTTAAGTTGATTTAACATATATGAGgtgtatatgaatatatataaaaaataatataagagaCTATAAGAGAAAGGCAAGCTGATTAGAAGAAAGCGTGAAAGATACTAGAGAACACGAATACACCTGATACATATAGCATTCAACGAATATCAATTGTACCAACAAATATAGTAATTTGATAAATACATCGTAAGATAGACTGATACATGTATCAACTAATACAATTTGATTCATCTGTTATTTCAATCTATGTGAAGGTGATCGTAGAGCAACGGTCAAAACAGAGAACATGTCTGTTATCatgcaaaaaatcaaaaaaaaaaaaaaaaagagaaaaactaaCTATGAGATTTGTACTTATGGGGGTAGTTGGTTTTAATTTTAAGATAGTTTATAAGCTAAAAGTTAATCCTatctaaattttaattcttagcttatttttatatgtttattttataaaagtaaatgcttaaaaatactttttataattatcagatttatgaataaaaataaattcaaaattaaaagtcaCTTATAATAAGTCAATCCAAATACTCTTCATGAACATTTTTGCGGGATTTATACATATTACCATCATAAATGAGGCATTTCCCGTAGCACAAACTAATACAAAAGCTAAtttgacttatgtgtttattttcATAAGTTCACTCTCTAAGCTTTTAACGAAAACTTATACGATTGTTGAGAATGAATATAACTATTAAAAGAATCATAGTGTAAGAAGCTAATCTCTAATGACAAAGTAAATCTAAAGTATTTGCGAAAGACAGAAAAGAAACTAAAGGAAATATTCATCGATCTTAGAAGTTAACTAATTCCAATACATCATTTGTCTATAAGTTGATATAtactttttggaaaaataatgtTCTAAATGGTTGGAATAACTTTGTGCAAACCTATTCTCATTGACAAATGAcattacataaataaaatataacatgtTGCTTTGTAAAAAGTAGTGTTGTACGGTTAAGTGACCAATGAAGTCAACCTCCTTTCTATGAGAATATTCTTGTAGAGctataaaatttatgataagACTTTGATGGCAGTTATCAAGAGGAAGAAATcacaaaattaatgtttttttaatttagtatttgataatataaggtaacatttaatataataattagtgATACACTGTCTATAATCCATTGCCAACAAGTTGCAAGCTTGCAATGCCACTTAGTGGAGCAGCATAATGTTAGATTCATTGAAAAATTGACTAGAGGTAATCTAAGCTTGATACTGTTGgtttattaatcatcaattttaaTTAACCCCTTagcaaatttaaatattatatttaagtaaaataaattgatcAACCACCAACCTCCTCCCCTCACCCATATGTATTTATACCAATCTCTTAATAATTCTCAATCTAAGAATGCATTATGAATTTCAATAATTTGGTTCACATGTATATTTTGGAATAATGGAAAATTTAATGATATTCCTTGAACCAAATGTAACATGATAATTCATCACATTATTATGTaacatatgattatatataatttatgacTATATTTTCAGTCTCTTACTTacatgaataattaattaactctCATATATATCAGGAGGagtacaatatattttttttttcaatagaaAATAGTTGAATAAGGTAATAATCGattctctttcatttcaaacaGGTAAACTAACGTAATTTCACAAAGTAAAGTTTAGAAAAGATTTCTTTTCAATAGAAAGATTCATCGTCTATGGATAGTTGGATAAGGTAATAATTGgttctctttcatttcaaacaggtaaattaatgtaatttcaCAAAGTAAAGTTTAGAAAGGTAAAATGTAAGTAAATATACTAAGTAGAGAAGTTATTTTCGATTGATCATCAACAACCCTCCTTACTTATCCAGATTTGAAACCGAGAATGTAAATGAGCTCAGACGTACGATAGCTTAAAAATTATTGGTGTCATTTATGACAATGACATTGATaaagcaaaataaaaatgtaaggcTTATAAGCGTGGGGAGAGTACCTATAGTTTGAACTTTGAAGATAGTGCTCTGCATTACGCATAAAACACGAAGAAGATATTAGTTTAGCTGTATATTTGACTAATGTGAGGACCTcgtcaaattaaaaataaaaactgtaattattatcaaatttatgTATCCAAATCAgctatgtttaattattttatctgattagaaaaatagaaagaaatattatcGCTTGTCCATTAGCTAAGTTATTGGGACAGCAATACTTTCGGAGACTAATAATTCGGTTATATAAGACAACTCCCTACCGATTTTCTCAAATGTCCTTGACACTTACATCACT comes from Solanum pennellii chromosome 1, SPENNV200 and encodes:
- the LOC107007852 gene encoding diaminopimelate decarboxylase 1, chloroplastic-like, whose amino-acid sequence is MAATHLVSHSPSLHKSLKYPSNASQKLSFFKPNFPLKPISRNLSIRASVSTSEPQTQKFQHCFKKSEDGFLYCEGVKVEDVMETVERRPFYLYSKPQITRNVEAYKAALEGLDSIIGYAIKANNNLKILEHLRSLGCGAVLVSGNELKLALGAGFDPTKCIFNGNGKLLEDLVLAAQAGVFVNIDSEFDLDNIVAAARLAGKKVNVLLRINPDVDPQVHPYVATGNKSSKFGIRNEKLQWFLDAVKAHPQELKLVGAHCHLGSTITKVDIFRDAAVLMVNYIDEIRSQGFEIDYLNIGGGLGIDYYHAGAILPSPRDLINTVRELVLSRNLNLIIEPGRSLIANTCCLVNRVTGVKTNGTKNFIVIDGSMAELIRPSLYDAYQHIELVSPPPPEAAILKFDVVGPVCESADFLGKDRELPAPSRGTGLVVHDAGAYCMSMASTYNLKMRPPEYWVEEDGSLSKIRHGETFEDHLRLFEGL